In a genomic window of Spirosoma agri:
- a CDS encoding glycosyltransferase: MFFSVIIPIFNRPDELRELLVSLTRQTYTNFEVVVVEDGSTIKSDGVVDLFTNQLAIRYFFKENSGQGFTRNSGFERASGDYFVIFDSDALIPPHYFATVNQRLQTDWLDAYGGPDAAHPDFTPVQKAISYSMTSPFTTGGIRGSKKNLGGTYHPRSFNMGLSRQVWETIGGYRLSRMGEDIEFAIRIIENNFRTGLIPDAFIYHKRRTSFGQFFRQLRFFGRARINISRYYPNELKFVHAIPALFTLFVFSIPLWALISPILFWLAVSVVVLIALLIFIDATRKERSMKIGLLSVRAAFTQLIGYGVGFLGEGWKRFREPKGFRETGATIEYPS, translated from the coding sequence ATGTTTTTTTCCGTCATCATTCCTATTTTCAATCGTCCCGACGAGTTGCGCGAACTGCTGGTTAGCCTGACCAGACAGACGTATACGAACTTTGAGGTCGTCGTTGTCGAAGATGGGTCCACCATCAAATCGGACGGCGTTGTCGACTTGTTCACCAATCAGCTTGCGATTCGCTATTTTTTTAAAGAAAACTCCGGGCAGGGCTTCACGCGAAACTCCGGGTTTGAACGGGCATCGGGTGACTATTTCGTGATTTTTGATTCAGATGCGCTGATACCTCCGCATTATTTCGCGACGGTTAACCAACGGCTGCAAACCGATTGGCTTGATGCTTATGGTGGCCCCGATGCGGCTCATCCCGATTTTACACCCGTTCAGAAAGCAATTAGCTACTCCATGACGTCGCCCTTTACAACGGGTGGTATTCGGGGGAGTAAGAAAAATCTAGGTGGTACGTATCACCCCCGCAGCTTCAATATGGGCCTGTCTCGGCAGGTGTGGGAAACCATCGGAGGGTATCGGTTGAGCCGGATGGGCGAGGACATCGAGTTTGCCATCCGGATCATTGAAAACAACTTCCGGACGGGGCTGATTCCGGATGCGTTCATCTACCACAAACGACGGACGAGTTTTGGTCAGTTTTTCCGGCAGTTGCGGTTTTTTGGCCGGGCCCGTATCAACATTTCGCGCTACTATCCGAATGAGCTGAAATTCGTTCATGCCATTCCAGCTCTGTTTACCTTGTTCGTGTTTTCGATTCCGCTCTGGGCATTGATCAGTCCAATCCTGTTCTGGCTTGCCGTAAGTGTTGTTGTGCTGATTGCGCTCCTTATCTTTATTGACGCTACCCGAAAGGAGCGCAGTATGAAAATAGGCTTACTAAGTGTGAGAGCCGCCTTTACGCAGTTGATCGGCTACGGCGTTGGTTTTTTGGGCGAAGGCTGGAAACGGTTCCGGGAGCCCAAAGGGTTTCGGGAAACGGGGGCTACCATCGAATACCCTTCATAA
- a CDS encoding sulfate adenylyltransferase subunit 1 translates to MDLLRFITAGSVDDGKSTLIGRLLYDSKSILADQLEAIERASKSRDDGEIDLALLTDGLRSEREQGITIDVAYRYFQTPKRKFIIVDAPGHIQYTRNMVTGASNCQLAIVLVDARHGVVEQTRRHSLIASLLGIPHIVVAINKMDLVGYSQDVFSDICIHYAELAKKLNVKHVSYIPLSALNGDNVVDRSSSMGWYEGPTLLEHLETVDIEDTDLDQQAPLPGRFPVQYVIRPQTAELHDYRGYAGKITSGSFRKGDSVTVLPSGETSTIDAIEIAETHLDEAVSPMSVVLHLATDVDISRGDLIVRSDSQPTSSQSLEAMLCWMDTKECKVGNKYVLQVGTSRTRCSVREIVYQLNVNTYEEIDGIENLKLNDLAKIVLRTAQPVSFDSYQENRATGGAILIDETSNVTVGAVMLVGEA, encoded by the coding sequence ATGGATCTTCTCCGATTTATAACAGCCGGTTCGGTTGACGACGGCAAAAGTACGCTCATCGGGCGGCTTCTTTACGATTCCAAATCCATTCTGGCCGATCAGCTTGAAGCCATCGAACGGGCCAGCAAGAGCCGGGACGATGGTGAAATTGACCTCGCTCTATTAACCGATGGGCTACGCTCAGAACGCGAACAGGGCATTACGATCGACGTGGCCTATCGTTATTTTCAAACGCCAAAACGGAAGTTCATCATCGTTGATGCGCCAGGCCATATTCAGTATACGCGAAACATGGTTACGGGAGCGTCGAACTGTCAACTGGCTATCGTGCTGGTCGATGCGCGGCATGGCGTGGTTGAGCAGACCCGCCGGCATTCGCTGATTGCCTCGCTGCTGGGCATCCCGCATATTGTAGTGGCGATCAATAAAATGGACCTCGTTGGTTACTCGCAGGACGTATTCTCCGACATCTGCATTCACTACGCTGAACTAGCGAAAAAGCTGAACGTCAAGCACGTGTCTTATATTCCGTTGAGTGCACTCAATGGCGATAACGTTGTCGACCGGTCGAGTTCAATGGGCTGGTACGAAGGACCTACCCTGCTGGAACATCTGGAAACCGTTGACATCGAGGACACCGATCTGGACCAGCAGGCACCCCTGCCCGGCCGCTTCCCGGTTCAGTATGTTATCCGTCCGCAAACCGCGGAGCTTCACGATTACCGGGGCTATGCGGGTAAAATAACGAGCGGTTCATTTCGCAAAGGTGATTCCGTCACGGTATTACCTTCCGGCGAAACCTCGACAATCGACGCGATCGAAATTGCCGAAACCCACCTCGACGAAGCTGTTTCTCCGATGTCGGTAGTACTGCATTTAGCCACTGATGTCGATATTAGCCGGGGCGACCTGATTGTTCGGTCCGATAGTCAGCCGACCAGTAGCCAAAGCCTCGAAGCCATGCTCTGCTGGATGGATACCAAAGAATGCAAAGTCGGCAACAAATACGTGCTCCAGGTAGGAACATCCCGTACGCGTTGTTCTGTCCGCGAAATCGTATACCAGTTGAACGTCAACACGTATGAAGAGATTGACGGTATTGAGAATCTGAAGCTAAACGATCTGGCAAAAATAGTACTGCGTACGGCCCAGCCGGTTAGCTTCGATTCCTATCAAGAGAACCGGGCTACGGGCGGGGCCATCCTGATCGACGAAACCTCAAACGTGACGGTTGGTGCCGTCATGCTGGTGGGTGAAGCTTAG
- the cobA gene encoding uroporphyrinogen-III C-methyltransferase, giving the protein MKLTLVGAGPGDPDLITVKGIRALQQADVVMYDALVHPDLLDHCRPDALKVYVGKRRGAYSCVQEDINPLIVHYAQQYGHVVRLKGGDSFVFGRGYEEIEFARQYGIETAVIPGISSSYAVPASAGIPLTTRGLSESFWVVTGTTKAGQLSTDLRLAAQSSATVVVLMGMHKLAEIMAVFAEVGKTDTPVAIIQNGTLPDERTVVGNVQTILEKVTESGVGNPAIIVVGEVAALAQADLQSVLNASKIQL; this is encoded by the coding sequence ATGAAATTGACGCTCGTAGGAGCCGGACCTGGTGATCCGGATTTAATAACGGTAAAGGGCATTCGGGCCTTGCAGCAGGCTGACGTGGTCATGTATGACGCGCTCGTTCACCCTGACTTACTCGACCATTGCCGTCCCGACGCACTCAAAGTCTACGTGGGCAAACGCCGGGGTGCGTATTCGTGCGTGCAGGAAGACATTAACCCGCTGATCGTCCATTATGCGCAGCAATACGGTCACGTTGTCCGCTTAAAGGGTGGTGACTCGTTTGTGTTCGGACGCGGCTACGAAGAAATCGAATTTGCCCGTCAATACGGTATCGAGACTGCCGTTATTCCCGGCATTTCCAGTAGTTATGCCGTACCCGCTTCAGCCGGTATTCCGCTGACAACACGGGGCCTTTCGGAGAGTTTCTGGGTCGTTACGGGTACCACGAAAGCCGGCCAATTGTCGACCGATCTCCGCTTAGCGGCTCAATCGTCGGCAACGGTCGTCGTGCTAATGGGTATGCACAAACTCGCCGAGATCATGGCGGTTTTCGCCGAAGTTGGTAAGACCGATACGCCCGTAGCCATCATTCAGAACGGAACTCTACCCGACGAACGGACTGTGGTTGGCAATGTGCAAACTATCTTAGAGAAGGTAACGGAATCGGGCGTTGGCAATCCGGCGATCATTGTTGTCGGCGAAGTCGCGGCTCTGGCTCAGGCTGATCTCCAATCGGTTCTCAATGCGTCGAAAATTCAGTTGTAA
- the cysD gene encoding sulfate adenylyltransferase subunit CysD: protein MKLDYLDQLESEAIHIMREVAGQFERPALLFSGGKDSITLVHLALKAFRPGKFPFPLVHIDTGHNFQEALDYRDNLADRIGEKLIVRYVEDTIREKKLKEPTGRNATRNGLQTFTLLDTIEEFEFDACIGGARRDEEKARAKERVFSVRDEFGSWDPKRQRPELWNLYNGRIHKGENVRVFPISNWTELDVWNYIRREKIELPSIYFAHERELLIRDGKLMATAGGVIKPEADDQLVTRRVRFRTVGDISCTAASESQASTLDDVIDEIQATRISERGETRMDDQLSEAAMEDRKKGGYF, encoded by the coding sequence ATGAAGTTAGATTATTTAGATCAGCTCGAATCCGAAGCCATCCACATCATGCGGGAGGTAGCCGGTCAATTTGAGCGCCCTGCCCTACTGTTTTCGGGTGGTAAAGATTCCATTACGCTGGTTCATCTGGCGCTAAAAGCCTTCCGTCCGGGTAAATTCCCGTTTCCACTGGTTCATATTGATACAGGCCATAACTTTCAGGAAGCCCTCGATTACCGCGATAATCTGGCCGACCGTATCGGCGAAAAACTCATCGTCCGGTACGTCGAAGATACCATTCGCGAGAAAAAGCTGAAAGAGCCAACGGGCCGGAATGCTACCCGAAATGGTTTGCAAACCTTTACGTTGCTCGATACGATTGAAGAGTTCGAATTCGATGCCTGCATTGGTGGGGCACGTCGGGATGAAGAAAAAGCGCGGGCCAAAGAACGGGTATTTTCCGTTCGTGATGAGTTCGGCTCGTGGGACCCCAAACGGCAGCGTCCTGAACTCTGGAATTTGTACAACGGCCGCATTCACAAGGGTGAGAACGTTCGTGTATTTCCCATTTCGAACTGGACCGAACTCGACGTCTGGAATTACATCCGGCGCGAAAAAATTGAACTACCCAGCATTTACTTCGCCCATGAGCGCGAGCTGCTCATCCGCGACGGCAAACTGATGGCTACCGCCGGTGGCGTTATCAAACCCGAAGCCGACGATCAGCTGGTAACCCGCCGGGTACGTTTCCGAACCGTTGGCGATATTTCCTGTACCGCAGCCTCTGAGTCACAGGCCTCGACACTCGACGATGTGATCGACGAAATCCAGGCGACCCGCATCTCCGAACGGGGCGAAACCCGCATGGACGACCAACTCAGCGAAGCCGCTATGGAAGATCGCAAGAAGGGCGGGTATTTTTGA
- the hisS gene encoding histidine--tRNA ligase has translation MQKPTVTKGTRDFGPEQMSKRLFIFDTIRKTFKSFGFLPLETPSMENLSTLTGKYGDEGDQLLFKILNSGDFAAGLTDADVQAGSKKLTPRIAEKGLRYDLTVPFARYVVMNRNSLTLPFKRYQMQPVWRADRPQKGRYREFYQCDADVVGTDSLLCEAEIVLMIHEVFRNLGIIDFTLKINNRKILAGIADVIGAPGQESALSVAIDKLDKIGKDKVLDELRERGFAEEAINRLEPMFGLGSKNTVEVIGQLKAWLSASETANQGIAELEETLRLVDQYGLADARVEIDPTLARGLSYYTGAIFEVKANGVQIGSVSGGGRYDNLTGTFGMPGLSGVGISFGVDRIYDVMDELSLFPASAGQGTRVLIVPFDGDARSVALPLLSQLRKAGVAAEVYPDLAKVKKMLDYANAKAIPFVILIGSEEVQTGMLSIKNMVTGEQTKVSVADSIQVVQES, from the coding sequence ATGCAGAAACCAACAGTAACAAAAGGAACGAGAGACTTTGGGCCGGAGCAAATGAGCAAACGGCTATTCATATTCGATACCATTCGGAAAACATTCAAGTCCTTTGGCTTTTTACCCCTCGAAACGCCTTCCATGGAAAACCTGTCGACACTGACGGGTAAGTACGGCGATGAAGGCGATCAGCTTCTTTTTAAAATCCTGAACTCCGGTGACTTTGCCGCTGGCCTGACCGATGCTGATGTACAGGCAGGATCGAAAAAGTTGACCCCGAGGATTGCCGAGAAAGGGTTACGTTACGATCTGACGGTGCCTTTTGCCCGGTATGTAGTCATGAATCGGAACAGCCTTACGCTGCCATTCAAACGCTACCAGATGCAACCCGTCTGGCGGGCCGATCGTCCGCAGAAAGGCCGCTATCGGGAATTTTACCAGTGCGATGCCGATGTGGTTGGCACCGATTCGCTACTGTGCGAAGCCGAGATTGTGTTGATGATCCATGAAGTCTTCCGGAATCTGGGCATCATTGATTTTACGCTGAAGATCAATAATCGTAAAATTCTGGCTGGTATTGCCGACGTGATCGGTGCGCCGGGACAGGAAAGTGCGTTAAGCGTAGCGATTGACAAGCTCGATAAGATTGGGAAGGATAAAGTGCTCGATGAACTGCGCGAACGTGGTTTTGCCGAAGAAGCCATCAACCGCCTAGAGCCAATGTTTGGCCTGGGGAGCAAAAATACTGTCGAGGTAATCGGGCAACTGAAAGCATGGCTCTCCGCTTCGGAGACGGCCAATCAGGGTATTGCTGAACTGGAAGAGACGCTGCGATTGGTGGATCAATACGGCCTGGCCGATGCGCGCGTGGAAATCGATCCGACGCTGGCGCGGGGCTTATCGTACTATACCGGTGCTATTTTTGAGGTCAAAGCTAATGGCGTTCAGATTGGCAGCGTGAGTGGAGGTGGTCGTTACGACAACCTGACGGGTACGTTTGGCATGCCCGGTCTGTCGGGTGTTGGTATTTCGTTTGGCGTCGATCGAATCTACGACGTAATGGACGAACTAAGTCTGTTTCCGGCATCGGCAGGGCAGGGGACTCGAGTGCTTATTGTGCCTTTCGATGGGGATGCCCGCTCGGTTGCACTGCCCCTGCTAAGTCAGCTGCGTAAAGCGGGTGTGGCTGCCGAAGTGTATCCGGACCTGGCGAAAGTGAAGAAAATGCTCGATTACGCCAACGCAAAAGCCATTCCGTTTGTGATCCTGATCGGTTCCGAAGAAGTGCAGACGGGTATGTTATCGATCAAAAACATGGTCACTGGCGAACAAACGAAAGTAAGTGTAGCCGACAGTATTCAGGTTGTGCAGGAATCGTAG
- a CDS encoding phosphoadenylyl-sulfate reductase, which produces MIAEPTSYTLESLTERLHGLNNIEALRTLAALFPGEVIFSTSLGYEDQVITDLILANDIPIKIFTLDTGRMFSETYSVWKKTNDRYGTTIDTYFPKADAIEKLMTDKGPYSFYDSVENRKECCGIRKVEPLNRALQGQKIWVTGIRAEQSANRQSMPQLEWDGAHNLFKFHPLMDWTFDAVKQYVKDNNVPYNPLHDRGFVSIGCQPCTRAIQPGEDFRAGRWWWEDNSKKECGLHSHEEAFKP; this is translated from the coding sequence ATGATTGCGGAACCTACATCCTATACGCTCGAAAGTCTGACCGAGCGACTACACGGCCTGAACAACATCGAAGCGTTGCGCACGCTGGCCGCCCTGTTTCCCGGTGAAGTTATTTTTTCGACCAGTCTGGGTTACGAAGATCAGGTCATCACGGATCTGATTCTGGCCAACGACATTCCTATCAAGATTTTTACGCTGGATACGGGCCGTATGTTTTCGGAAACCTATTCGGTCTGGAAAAAGACGAACGATCGGTACGGCACCACCATCGACACGTATTTCCCCAAAGCTGACGCGATTGAAAAGTTGATGACAGACAAAGGGCCTTACAGCTTTTATGATTCCGTCGAAAACCGGAAAGAGTGCTGCGGCATTCGCAAAGTTGAGCCACTAAACCGGGCGTTGCAAGGGCAGAAAATCTGGGTGACTGGTATCCGGGCTGAACAATCGGCCAACCGCCAATCTATGCCACAACTCGAATGGGACGGCGCCCATAACCTGTTCAAGTTTCATCCCTTGATGGACTGGACATTCGATGCGGTAAAGCAATACGTCAAAGACAATAACGTACCTTATAACCCACTCCATGATCGGGGCTTTGTCAGCATTGGTTGCCAGCCCTGCACACGCGCCATTCAGCCCGGTGAAGATTTCCGGGCGGGACGCTGGTGGTGGGAAGATAACTCAAAGAAAGAGTGCGGATTACATAGTCACGAGGAAGCCTTTAAACCGTAA
- a CDS encoding HAD family hydrolase, protein MIIKGVLFDFDGTLADTLPLCIRAFRSSIEPRLGRSVSDAEIIATFGPSEEGTIKALIPDAYEEGVAAYLSHYEQLHVDYPELLPGVQALLTDLNAKGVKLALVTGKGQFSAAMSLDFYQLTSCFSAFGYGDQAVNSKARNITRIVHDWQLPLDEVIYVGDAPSDITACREAGVFIASAAWASTAEPDVLKAHHPDELFASIDSFRIWLFDRLH, encoded by the coding sequence ATGATAATTAAAGGCGTACTTTTTGATTTCGATGGTACACTAGCCGATACGTTACCGCTCTGTATTCGGGCGTTTCGCTCATCGATCGAGCCAAGACTTGGGCGTTCGGTGAGCGATGCAGAGATCATTGCCACGTTTGGGCCATCGGAAGAAGGCACCATCAAAGCGCTCATTCCGGACGCGTACGAGGAGGGTGTGGCTGCTTACCTGAGTCATTACGAGCAACTTCATGTCGACTATCCGGAGCTGTTGCCGGGCGTACAAGCGCTGTTAACCGATCTGAACGCTAAAGGAGTGAAGCTGGCGCTGGTGACGGGGAAAGGCCAATTCAGTGCCGCCATGTCTCTGGATTTCTATCAGCTAACGTCCTGTTTCAGTGCCTTCGGTTACGGCGATCAGGCGGTCAACAGTAAAGCGCGGAACATAACCCGGATTGTGCATGACTGGCAGTTGCCGCTGGATGAAGTCATTTACGTTGGCGACGCACCCAGCGACATTACGGCCTGTCGGGAGGCTGGGGTATTCATCGCATCGGCAGCCTGGGCATCGACCGCTGAACCGGACGTGTTGAAGGCTCACCATCCCGACGAATTGTTTGCGTCGATAGACTCGTTCCGAATCTGGTTGTTTGACCGTCTGCACTGA
- a CDS encoding nitrite/sulfite reductase, with protein MAIQLTDNVSKAAKRDIVDLENKISSFRSGDIADEAFRKFRLTRGVYGQRQPGVQMIRIKLPHGRISADQLTRIADLSDKYATGNLHATTRQDIQLHFVKLADSPQLWADLEDAGITLKEACGNTVRNVTGSARAGIDPIEPFDITPYAYSIFDYFLRNPICQDMGRKFKISVSSSEKDSAYGYMHDVGLIPRIQDGKRGFKVLLGGGLGAQPFSAQTATEFLEEDQAIPFIEGVIRVFDRYGERQKRHKARMKYLLNDIGLDELLRRVSEETPALRNKAYSVNSSQFSAESLYPARPEVSNYTLAADPASPDSQKLTTWFKTNVFEQKQAGWYAVQLRVLLGDMHSDTARSLAQLVKQYAADDIRVTVNQGYLLRYIRPEDLVAVFHALDALGLADPGFDTTADITTCPGTDTCNLAISSSYGITRALETMMHEEFPDLVFNDDIKIKISGCMNGCGQHSVANIGYHGSSLKNGAYVLPALQVLLGGGFNGKGEGLIADKVIKIPAKRGPDSLRFLLRDYEANGFDGEYYSDYYARQGKNYFYQLLKPLADLKTLVDSDYIDWDHTEQYVTEVGIGECASVLIDLVATTLTEASEKLGWAQEALAESRWADALYHTYNVFITGARAALMSRDVPTNTQHGIVSDFDKTFVGESDFHQHEGDFKSLVFSINKQEPSETFARQFMAKAEAFLQTVQSYREAQIEQEGTPELRELTQAQDS; from the coding sequence ATGGCTATCCAACTTACCGATAACGTCAGCAAAGCGGCCAAGCGCGATATAGTGGATCTGGAAAACAAAATCAGTTCGTTCCGGTCCGGCGACATTGCTGATGAAGCCTTCCGGAAGTTTCGGCTTACACGGGGCGTCTACGGCCAGCGGCAACCCGGCGTGCAGATGATCCGGATCAAACTCCCCCACGGACGAATCTCGGCGGATCAGCTCACCCGAATCGCGGATCTGTCGGATAAGTATGCGACGGGCAATCTCCACGCCACGACGCGCCAGGATATTCAGCTCCACTTCGTTAAACTGGCGGACTCTCCTCAGCTATGGGCTGACCTTGAAGATGCCGGCATTACGCTCAAAGAAGCCTGTGGCAACACCGTTCGAAACGTGACGGGCTCGGCTCGCGCGGGTATTGACCCCATTGAACCGTTCGATATTACACCCTACGCCTACTCGATATTCGATTACTTTCTGCGCAACCCGATTTGTCAGGACATGGGCCGGAAGTTTAAAATATCCGTCTCTTCCAGCGAGAAAGATTCGGCCTATGGCTACATGCATGATGTGGGATTGATTCCCCGTATCCAGGATGGAAAGCGTGGTTTTAAAGTACTACTCGGCGGTGGATTGGGCGCACAGCCTTTTTCTGCACAGACAGCAACGGAGTTCTTGGAAGAAGATCAGGCGATTCCGTTCATTGAGGGCGTCATTCGCGTATTTGATCGCTATGGCGAACGTCAGAAACGCCACAAAGCCCGGATGAAGTATTTGCTCAATGACATTGGTTTGGACGAACTGCTTCGTCGGGTCAGTGAAGAGACGCCCGCTTTACGTAACAAAGCGTATTCAGTCAATAGCTCGCAGTTTTCGGCGGAAAGTTTGTACCCTGCTCGTCCGGAAGTTAGCAACTACACGCTGGCGGCTGATCCGGCAAGCCCAGATAGTCAAAAGTTGACCACCTGGTTCAAAACGAACGTATTCGAACAAAAACAGGCGGGCTGGTATGCCGTTCAGTTGCGCGTGTTGCTCGGTGATATGCATTCGGATACGGCTCGTTCGCTGGCTCAACTTGTGAAACAGTATGCCGCTGACGACATTCGCGTAACGGTCAATCAGGGGTATCTGCTTCGATACATCCGTCCCGAAGACCTTGTTGCCGTTTTCCACGCACTCGATGCACTAGGACTGGCTGACCCCGGCTTCGACACAACGGCTGACATCACTACCTGTCCGGGCACCGATACCTGTAATCTGGCCATTTCGAGCAGTTACGGCATCACACGGGCGCTAGAGACGATGATGCACGAGGAGTTTCCGGATCTGGTTTTCAACGACGATATCAAGATCAAAATCTCGGGATGCATGAACGGTTGCGGTCAGCACTCGGTAGCCAACATTGGTTATCACGGATCGTCGCTCAAGAATGGTGCTTACGTATTGCCCGCGTTACAGGTATTGCTTGGCGGTGGCTTCAATGGCAAAGGCGAAGGCTTAATTGCCGATAAAGTGATCAAAATTCCGGCCAAACGTGGTCCTGATTCTCTTCGCTTTTTGCTACGCGATTACGAAGCCAATGGCTTCGACGGAGAGTATTATAGCGATTATTACGCCCGGCAGGGTAAAAATTATTTTTATCAGCTGCTAAAGCCACTGGCCGATCTGAAAACCTTGGTTGACAGCGACTATATTGACTGGGATCACACGGAACAGTACGTCACCGAAGTGGGTATTGGCGAGTGCGCGAGTGTCTTGATCGATCTCGTTGCTACCACCCTCACCGAGGCTAGCGAAAAACTCGGCTGGGCACAGGAAGCCCTTGCCGAGAGCCGTTGGGCCGACGCACTTTACCACACTTACAACGTATTCATTACCGGTGCCCGAGCGGCCCTGATGAGTCGTGACGTGCCTACGAACACGCAGCATGGTATTGTCAGTGATTTCGACAAAACATTCGTGGGTGAATCTGATTTCCACCAGCACGAAGGTGACTTCAAATCGCTGGTGTTCAGTATCAACAAACAGGAACCGTCAGAAACATTTGCCCGTCAGTTCATGGCGAAGGCAGAGGCTTTTCTGCAAACTGTTCAATCCTACCGCGAAGCGCAGATTGAACAGGAAGGCACCCCCGAACTGCGGGAACTCACGCAGGCTCAGGACAGCTAA
- a CDS encoding zinc ribbon domain-containing protein YjdM, with protein MDVKDSNGNTLADGDTVTLIKDLKVKGASTTLKRGTTVKKIRLTDDPDEVDCKVGGMSIVLRTEFLKKI; from the coding sequence ATGGACGTAAAAGATAGCAACGGCAACACATTAGCCGATGGCGACACCGTAACCCTCATTAAAGACCTGAAAGTAAAAGGTGCTTCGACAACATTGAAACGAGGTACAACCGTCAAAAAGATTCGCCTTACCGACGATCCCGACGAAGTAGATTGCAAAGTAGGTGGTATGAGTATTGTTCTGAGAACCGAGTTTTTGAAGAAAATATAG
- the hemL gene encoding glutamate-1-semialdehyde 2,1-aminomutase: MTTSEQLFEKAKTLIPGGVNSPVRAFRSVGGSPVFIKSAKGPYLYDEDGREYIELINSWGPMILGHAFEPVEKAVRDAIQYSFSFGAPTRKEVEMAELITNMVPSVEKVRMVNSGTEATMAAIRVARGFTGRDKIIKFEGCYHGHADSFLIAAGSGAMTMGIPDSPGVTKATAADTLTAPFNDLAAVEKLLDNNHNQVAAIILEPVVGNMGCVLPEPGFLEGVRSLCDKHDALLIFDEVMTGFRLAKGGAQERFGITPDLTTMGKIIGGGMPVGAYGGRADIMDIVAPAGPVYQAGTLSGNPIAMSAGLAMLHHLNDHPEVYTRLDQIGETLVNGFRASLVKLGLNYTINHIGSMFTLFMTERSVTNFTEAKSCDLPLFGRYFHAMLKRGVYLAPSQFESLFLSVALTDDLTAQIIQANEESLQEALAEHDN, translated from the coding sequence ATGACGACAAGCGAACAATTATTTGAAAAAGCGAAAACGCTGATTCCCGGTGGCGTCAATTCACCCGTACGGGCATTCCGGTCTGTAGGCGGTTCGCCCGTATTTATTAAATCGGCCAAAGGTCCCTACCTCTACGATGAAGATGGGCGGGAATATATCGAACTGATCAATTCCTGGGGGCCAATGATTCTGGGCCATGCGTTCGAGCCCGTCGAAAAAGCGGTTCGGGATGCGATTCAATATTCGTTTTCCTTCGGTGCGCCGACGCGGAAAGAAGTCGAAATGGCCGAACTGATCACCAATATGGTTCCTTCGGTCGAGAAGGTCCGAATGGTTAATTCGGGCACCGAAGCGACCATGGCCGCTATTCGGGTCGCGCGGGGCTTTACGGGCCGGGACAAGATCATCAAGTTTGAAGGGTGCTACCACGGCCATGCCGACTCCTTCCTGATTGCGGCTGGAAGCGGGGCCATGACAATGGGCATTCCCGATAGTCCCGGCGTAACGAAAGCAACTGCTGCCGACACATTGACGGCACCGTTTAACGATCTGGCGGCTGTCGAAAAGCTGCTGGACAATAACCATAATCAGGTAGCCGCCATCATTCTTGAGCCGGTCGTGGGCAATATGGGCTGCGTATTGCCTGAACCCGGTTTTCTGGAAGGCGTTCGGTCCCTATGCGACAAACACGATGCACTGCTGATTTTTGATGAAGTGATGACCGGTTTTCGACTGGCCAAAGGCGGTGCGCAGGAACGGTTTGGCATTACGCCCGACTTGACGACGATGGGTAAAATTATTGGGGGAGGAATGCCCGTCGGTGCTTACGGCGGACGCGCTGACATTATGGACATCGTGGCTCCGGCAGGGCCAGTTTATCAGGCGGGTACGCTTTCCGGAAATCCTATTGCTATGTCGGCGGGGCTAGCCATGCTGCATCATCTGAACGACCATCCGGAGGTGTATACGCGATTGGATCAAATTGGCGAGACGCTGGTAAATGGTTTTCGGGCGTCGTTAGTGAAACTAGGGCTGAACTACACGATCAACCACATCGGGTCGATGTTCACGCTGTTCATGACCGAACGTTCCGTGACGAACTTTACCGAAGCCAAATCCTGTGATCTGCCGCTGTTTGGTCGCTATTTTCACGCGATGCTGAAACGCGGGGTTTATCTGGCTCCGTCGCAGTTCGAGAGTTTATTTTTGTCCGTTGCCCTGACGGATGACCTGACTGCACAAATCATTCAGGCCAACGAAGAGAGTTTACAGGAAGCACTGGCCGAGCATGATAATTAA